TCACTGCATTATCAATAATCTTTCCGACCGTTTTGTGATTATATACGCCATGATACAGGCCGTAGTTGGAAAGCATATTTAAAATTTCCTGATCTTTTTCTTTGCTTTCTTGCAGATTGTGAATACGCCCTTTTGATGTAAACTGGCTTTCATCACGCTCGATCACAAAGTTGAAGTTATTGTACTCAGCATACGCCTCTTTAACCTTGTTTTCAAAATCAGGAGTAAGTTCCTTGATATAGATATTGTTCAGGAGAAGGGGAGAGTCCGTCACTACGAAATCTACCTTACCAATAAGGCGATCAATTCTGCGCTTTTGCTCTTCAAAAAGAAAAGTTTGATTTTTTTCTGTACCATCAAGCATCTGAAGATTATTGTCCCAAACCAATTCTGTAGCAAACTCCGGTACATATTCCGCAACAAAACCGCGCTTCTTGAATTCACTCACAATATCGAAGCAAGATGTTGTTTTACCTGCTCCGGGGCCTCCAAAACCATTTACAACAACGGTGTATCTTTCCGGTGACTGGCTGGGCCTTTGATGCTCTTTCTCGGTATTCTTTGGCAAATCTGTAAACGCCGCTTCGATGATCGGATCAAGCTCATTGCGCAGATTGAAATAAGCTTAGTTGACATTCTTCAGAACATCTTCCAGTTTGAATCCATCAAAATTCTTGCAAATATTATAGTGCTGGACAAAGTGTTTTTTTCTGCCATCAGTCAGCTCGATACCAAACTCCTGCTGAAGCATGATAGAAATGCAGTCTGCTTCCAACTCTTTGATGGAGCTGTTTTTGTTTCGAGATGCAGGATCACCATGCAGCAATGCGTGACCTAGCTCATGGGTTAGCGTTGATAGCTTTTCAGTGTCGTTCAGCTTATCGCTGATCCGGATACTGTTTTCCATAGGGGAGAACTGGCCCCGAAGTGCGATGGATTGCAAATCAGCTTCTTCGACGTAGATTCCTTTTTGAATAGCGTGTTGCTTTACAATGTCATAAAGTTGCGCGTGCCGGTCGGAAGAATACCCCATGTGATAGAATTTAGGGTAATCTTCAGGAGGGCAATCAGTTTGTGATATATCGAATACATTACCCACACCGAACCGCGTTGTTGTGAAAGGCTTTATTAGACCCTTCTCAATCATTTCTTTTTCTTCCGACGTGGCATTTGAAACCCGGCGGTATTGCTTTTTTCCATCCTTTTCACCGACTTCAAAAATTTCTGTACGAATTGGGAATATGACCTTAATTCCAGGTGGCTTTACTTTATATCCTTCTTTTTCCCAAAAGGCGTAGTTCGCTACAAAGGTGGCATATGGGTTTTGATTTAGAATCAGAGCCGCATTGTTCATCGAATATTGATAGAATCTACTCTTGAACGCAAGCAGCTCAGCTATATTCTCCGGATTCTCGCGATAATTATCGATCAGCCCATCCAATGTGTTTTTAATCTCTTTTGATTTTGAAGTCTGAACACCGGCCTGTGCCATTTTATTTTCCCCCTTTAATAGCCTCATGTACTTTTTCATATAAAGGATGTGACTCTGTAAGCGGGGTAAGAAATCCAATGGGACTTACAGTGCCAATTTCAAAAGCTTCAGGTTCCGCAGATAAGAAGAAAATACGATCTTCGTCATCCTGAAAAATTACCAAGCCCTTACAATAGGCGACAACCGTTGCAACTTCCTTTTCGTCAGTTGCCTTTCCATCCGCATAAATTTCAAAGTTTTCTTTAATCATGGTCTTAATCCCTTCTCTTTTAAATTTTAATGGCGCCATTTACGGCCCAATCAAATCATCATCAGTCAGAGTTTCATAAAGTTCATCATCGCTGGGCGATCCAGCATCCGGAACCGGTTGTTCTTTCACTTCTTTTATTCCGCTGCCGCAGAACTCGAAATCATAGGCTACTATATACGGTTCGTAAGCACTTCCTCTTTCTTTATCATAAGGAGGAATTTTTAAGGTTCCTTCAATGTAGATTTTTTGACCTTTTTTCACGTTGTTATAAAGAAAATTTCCCAATCCTCGCCAAGCCTTGATTTTAATGAAGTCAGCCTTGCCTTTCCCTTGTTGGCAAGCCAATGTAAATTCACAGACTGCGTAATCAGTATCATTTTTTCTAATAACACGCTGTTTAGGATCAGCAACGAGTCTTCCAATTCCTCTACCTTTCAGCATACTTCTTTTACCTTCTTTCTTATTTGATTGAGCTGCTCGATGGAGCAGCCGTTTTGCTGCATCGTCCGGAATGTTTTTTCTGAGGGATCTGAAACATGATCATGACGATTACCTGTACACTCCCATAGGGTGGATATATTGGATTGATCACACTCAGAAATATTAACAATCCTGTATTTGCTCTCAATCGCCTTAACGGTAACGACAATCGGCATTGCCGTACAGGTTAGGCGAAACGCACTTTGATAGTCCAGAGGGTTTACCATTTGCCGCCTCCATTGTTCCGTTAATTGATAAAGTCCCTCAATGGGGCCTTGTGCAATCACAGAAGCCAGAGTTGTGTACCCTCTTAGGCTAATTTCCTGTGGGATAGCATCATCAAGGTTTAACGCTATTACATCGGGATCAAGTTTTAAAGCAGCTTCTGCGGACTCCATTCTGCTGTCTAGTAGTGAAATAGTATTGAGCATTTCCCGATATTGCTCAAAAGTTACTGTCGTTAGCTCTTGTAGAGTGGAAAGTAAATAATTCATCAAAGATGATTTTCCGCTTAACCATTTTCCTACAATTAAGACTGAAATACCGTACCGCAAAGCCAGAGAAAGAAACTCTAATTCTTCCCTTGTGGCAAATTCCGATGATTGATACATTTTCATAGTGAAATTACGCTGCCCTAATTTGTCAATTGAGCAGACAACACCTAGCTTTTCACTGACAAAAGGCGGGAAAAAGGCGGTAATCCTCAGATTACCGCCGAGATTTCCCGAAAAGCAGGGGGGAGAAATATTGTGATTAAGGGATAGAAGTGTTTCTCTTGCATGTTCTGAAGAATAAAATTCGTCGATCTCGATTTTTTGATCATTGATGAATACTACAGTTACCTTATTCCAAGAGGTTATTAAAATCCTTTTGACCCAAATATCATCCAGCGGCGCGGTAAGAATGGATTTTTCAAAAATATCATTATAAAGTTTTTCTGATATTTCATCTAATGACCAGCTCGAAAAACTCAAATTCTCGTCTTGCAGATATTGTTTGATGGCCGTAATCTTAGCTTCTTTTCTTTCTGTCTGCCAAAAAATCTTACCTTGCTTTTCTTTTAACTGTTGAAGAATTTGAATATAGTCCTCAGGAATGCCTTTGCGTTGATAATCTGAAAGCACTCTCTATTTACCTCCTTATAGTTGTGCGGCCATCCGGAAAACCAGGTGGCCGCACGATCATTATTTTGGACGATTATAACCTTTGATTGCATATACATACTGCCCAGCAATAGTAATGTCATCGAAATCAAGCCACATCATGCTGGGCTGATCATCTTTACTGGTTTCGTGATATTTTCCTGAACCTGACATACTAAATACTATTTTTGCAACTTTAGAAGTTTTGCCGGCGGTTAGTTTTAGTGTTGATGAATCCCGCTCTTTCTCAGTATCTTTGTAAAGGCTGAAAGACCCTGATGTAATCACTTGATTATTTTCATCATAAACCGAATAAGAGGTACTCCGATTTTTTGTATAGCCGTAATAACGTCCCTCATAGGTTATTAATAATAATTGTTCTCCAGTATTAACTGATATAGGATTGTCTAATGTTAGGGTTAGGCTGCCTTTGCTTGATTCATAACTGTCTCCGTAAAAATCAATATAAAGGCCAGCTCTGCCGGAGCGCCAAGCCAATGAATCAAATTCATTGGTTGCTGTATAGTCAGCCCGAACAAAAGCATTCAGTATAAAATTGGCAGTCCAAGTAATAGTTGAAGAATCGACATACTTATCATCAAGCTTAAAACTAAGAGTAGACGTTTCGACTTCATCGCCAGCACTGTTTGTCCATTTAACAAATTTGAACTGAGAATCTGGCACGGCATTAAGCGTAACCGTATCGCCATAATGATATGTTCCGGTACCTGTAATTGTTCCACCAGCGTCTTTTTCTGGTGATTTACTGGTAGCCTGCACAGTATAGATATTACCCTCAAAATGAGGCGTCCAGATGATCGGGCCGGTCAATGTCCATTCAAACGTCTGACGAGTTTCAACGTTCCCTTTGTCACTCGTCCAGTTCACAAAATGGTATCCTTTGGCCGGTGTGGCTGAATAGGTTACGGTTTGACCATAGGTGTACGGAGCAGCGGGAGAAACAGTTGCTGATCCGCCTGTAGTGTCGGTAGGAATCGTTACCTGTGTATTATCGTAAGTATCGATTTTAAACAGCGCTGTCCAAGTGATATTCTTATCCGGCACATAAGTAAATGTGGCGGAATCAATCACAGTACCATCGCTGCTTGTCCAGCTGACAAAATGATGGCCAACTGCCGACGTAGCGGTCAAAGTAATAGAATTATCCTCTATTACTGTCGCCACAGGTGATACCGATCCGTTACCAATAGCGGCTGTCGTAATGGCATATGAATCGCGTACTCTGACATCGCAGGTAGCTGTGTGTAGACCTGTTTTTGCAGTAATGGTTGTATTGCCGGGTGTCAGGGCCAGAAGTTTACCATCATTGCCTATTGTTGCTACAGCAGGATTACTTGACGACCAGACTACCGTTTTGTCGTCGGTGGTGTCCGGAGGATCAATAATCACTGTAAACTGATGCCCATCACCTTTATTGATCTTAAATGATGTCTGATCTAGAGTGATACTGTGAATCAAAGCCACAACATTGACTGTGCAAGATGCGGTATGCTCTCCGACTTTGGCCGTAATTGTTGTAACGCCGATTTGAACAGCAGTCACATTACCGGACACATCAACCGTGGCAACGGTCGGGTTGTTGGAAGACCAGGTAGCTATCTTATCCTCAGTGGTATCCGGTGGATCATAAGATACTGCAAGCTGCCCGGTGGTACTGCGGTCAAGGGTAAGCTCCGATTTAGCGAGCGTGATGCCGTGAATTAGTGCCACAACCGTAATGTTGCAAGTCGCGGTATGTGTTCCCACTTGGGCGGTAATGGTAGCTGTACCAATTTGAACGGCAGTCACATTACCTGCTTCATCAACTGTGGCAACAGCCGGATCACTGGAAGACCAGGTAACTGTCTTATCCTCGGTGGTATCCGGTGGATCATAAGATACCGCAAGCTGCCCGGTGGTACTGCGGTCAAGGGTAATAAGCTCAGATTTGTCTAATGTGATGCCATGAATCAGCGCAACAACATTAATATTGCATGATGCGGTATGCTCCCTGACCTTGGCTGTGATGGTGGTCGTACCGGTCTTTACGCCGTTCACCTTGCCGGTAACATCCACCGTGGCAATGTCGGGATTGCTCGAAACCCAAGTAATCGTTTTATCTTCGGTTGTGTCCAAAGGAATGATTGAAGCTGTGAGCTGGCCTTCTGTGCCGCGATCCAGCGTTATTTCCGTCTGATCAAGAAAAATACCCTCGATCAGTGCGATCACAGTTACATCGCATGTGGCCGTATACTCACCGCAGCGGGCCGTGATTGTCGCCATCCCGATGCAATAGGCAATAACATTGCCCTGCTGGTCAACATCAGCAATTTCCGGAGCACTGCTGCTCCATGTCACTGTACGCCCGTCTGTGGTATCTACCGGCAGGAAACTGACGGTGAGTTGTTCTTTGGTGTTGCGGTTAAGGGTGAGAGTGGATTTATCCAGCTCGATGCCGGTCATGGGTGATAAAACCGTGACTTCACAGCTGGCCGATGCTCCGACCGCGGAGGCTTTCACGGTCACTTTGCCGACCTTATGGGCAGTTACCTTTCCATCGCCGTCTACGCTGACGATATCAGGGTCAGAAGATGTCCAGGTGATTGTTTTATCCTCTGTTGTGTCCTCCGGGATGATCTTAGCTGTCAGCTGCTCTATATTTCCCTTGTCAAGGGACAAATCCGTATGGTTGAGCGTGATTCCATCCATCAGCACAACTACGGTAACTTTGCATGTAGCTAACTTTTGATCAGCTGTGGCCGTAATCGTGACGGCTCCAGCTCCAATAGCGGTTACTTTGCCGGTGTCGTCTATCGTGGCTACATCCGGGTTACTGGATGTCCAAGTCACAGACTTCTTTGTAGCATTTTGCGGTGCTACAGTTGCCGTTAGTTGCAACGTGTTTTGCCTATTTATCGTTACATCACTCTGATCAAGAGCAACAGATTGAACAGATACTGAAAGAGAGCCGCCCCCTTCGGAGGGTTTGGGGCGGGTGCTG
Above is a window of Faecalispora anaeroviscerum DNA encoding:
- a CDS encoding Ig-like domain-containing protein, producing the protein MKKDKKTTVILTAILLFMFAAFGGGTILNALGIQLPFLSSSGTASSSSGNTSSQVITTSDSVFPSDIQIGQIAEESKPDSSDLNEAEEQSSQAPSTDRDKSYVVELTDSPGAAVNSQGSTSYAPVPGQNEGPSSSSVPAPSDPGTSSGSASENSSSSSGGTAIPSTRPKPSEGGGSLSVSVQSVALDQSDVTINRQNTLQLTATVAPQNATKKSVTWTSSNPDVATIDDTGKVTAIGAGAVTITATADQKLATCKVTVVVLMDGITLNHTDLSLDKGNIEQLTAKIIPEDTTEDKTITWTSSDPDIVSVDGDGKVTAHKVGKVTVKASAVGASASCEVTVLSPMTGIELDKSTLTLNRNTKEQLTVSFLPVDTTDGRTVTWSSSAPEIADVDQQGNVIAYCIGMATITARCGEYTATCDVTVIALIEGIFLDQTEITLDRGTEGQLTASIIPLDTTEDKTITWVSSNPDIATVDVTGKVNGVKTGTTTITAKVREHTASCNINVVALIHGITLDKSELITLDRSTTGQLAVSYDPPDTTEDKTVTWSSSDPAVATVDEAGNVTAVQIGTATITAQVGTHTATCNITVVALIHGITLAKSELTLDRSTTGQLAVSYDPPDTTEDKIATWSSNNPTVATVDVSGNVTAVQIGVTTITAKVGEHTASCTVNVVALIHSITLDQTSFKINKGDGHQFTVIIDPPDTTDDKTVVWSSSNPAVATIGNDGKLLALTPGNTTITAKTGLHTATCDVRVRDSYAITTAAIGNGSVSPVATVIEDNSITLTATSAVGHHFVSWTSSDGTVIDSATFTYVPDKNITWTALFKIDTYDNTQVTIPTDTTGGSATVSPAAPYTYGQTVTYSATPAKGYHFVNWTSDKGNVETRQTFEWTLTGPIIWTPHFEGNIYTVQATSKSPEKDAGGTITGTGTYHYGDTVTLNAVPDSQFKFVKWTNSAGDEVETSTLSFKLDDKYVDSSTITWTANFILNAFVRADYTATNEFDSLAWRSGRAGLYIDFYGDSYESSKGSLTLTLDNPISVNTGEQLLLITYEGRYYGYTKNRSTSYSVYDENNQVITSGSFSLYKDTEKERDSSTLKLTAGKTSKVAKIVFSMSGSGKYHETSKDDQPSMMWLDFDDITIAGQYVYAIKGYNRPK
- a CDS encoding single-stranded DNA-binding protein; the encoded protein is MLKGRGIGRLVADPKQRVIRKNDTDYAVCEFTLACQQGKGKADFIKIKAWRGLGNFLYNNVKKGQKIYIEGTLKIPPYDKERGSAYEPYIVAYDFEFCGSGIKEVKEQPVPDAGSPSDDELYETLTDDDLIGP
- a CDS encoding ImmA/IrrE family metallo-endopeptidase encodes the protein MAQAGVQTSKSKEIKNTLDGLIDNYRENPENIAELLAFKSRFYQYSMNNAALILNQNPYATFVANYAFWEKEGYKVKPPGIKVIFPIRTEIFEVGEKDGKKQYRRVSNATSEEKEMIEKGLIKPFTTTRFGVGNVFDISQTDCPPEDYPKFYHMGYSSDRHAQLYDIVKQHAIQKGIYVEEADLQSIALRGQFSPMENSIRISDKLNDTEKLSTLTHELGHALLHGDPASRNKNSSIKELEADCISIMLQQEFGIELTDGRKKHFVQHYNICKNFDGFKLEDVLKNVN